A genomic segment from Eulemur rufifrons isolate Redbay chromosome 19, OSU_ERuf_1, whole genome shotgun sequence encodes:
- the CHCHD5 gene encoding coiled-coil-helix-coiled-coil-helix domain-containing protein 5 isoform X1: MQAALEVTARYCGRELEQYGQCVAAKPESWQRDCHHLKMSIARCTSSHPIIRQIRQACAEPFESFEQCLRQNEAAVGNCAEHVRRFLQCAEQVQPPRSPTTMEAQPLPAS; encoded by the exons AT GCAGGCCGCTCTGGAGGTCACTGCTCGCTACTGCGGCCGGGAACTGGAGCAGTATGGCCAGTGTGTGGCAGCCAAGCCTGAGTCATGGCAGCGGGACTGTCACCACCTTAAGATGAGCATTGCTAGATGCACATCCTCCCA CCCAATCATCCGCCAGATCCGCCAGGCCTGTGCTGAGCCTTTTGAGTCCTTCGAGCAGTGTCTTCGACAGAATGAGGCAGCCGTAGGCAACTGTGCGGAGCATGTGCGCCGCTTCCTGCAGTGCGCTGAACAGGTGCAGCCACCACGCTCTCCTACGACTATGGAG
- the CHCHD5 gene encoding coiled-coil-helix-coiled-coil-helix domain-containing protein 5 isoform X2: MSIARCTSSHPIIRQIRQACAEPFESFEQCLRQNEAAVGNCAEHVRRFLQCAEQVQPPRSPTTMEAQPLPAS; encoded by the exons ATGAGCATTGCTAGATGCACATCCTCCCA CCCAATCATCCGCCAGATCCGCCAGGCCTGTGCTGAGCCTTTTGAGTCCTTCGAGCAGTGTCTTCGACAGAATGAGGCAGCCGTAGGCAACTGTGCGGAGCATGTGCGCCGCTTCCTGCAGTGCGCTGAACAGGTGCAGCCACCACGCTCTCCTACGACTATGGAG